Within Spinacia oleracea cultivar Varoflay chromosome 4, BTI_SOV_V1, whole genome shotgun sequence, the genomic segment GATCTGGATCGGATCTGGATCGGATCTGGATCGGATCTGGATCCACCACTTAAAAAGAGGGTCTGGGTCTGGATCCTGTCGGATCCGATCCAAATCCGACCCATTATCATCCCTAATTACAGCCCTACTATATTTTAACAATCTAATTACTTTTGCATATATATGATTGCTAATGATTGGAGTTAATGGTTTGAGTTACTGCAAtcgttgtttaatttttttgtctTCTCCTTTATCATTGTATTATGCAACAACTAATTATCGCACCATCAATTTAAGATTGTGTTAATTATTTGATGGTTTAATTCAGATCCtttagcaattttttttatctACAAAGTAGATATTCTTGCTTTCTTTAATTTGCATCTAAATGTATGCTACAATTGTATATGAATGTGTTTATTATCTAAGCCCTAATTTGCAATATTCAATTGTAGTGTGAACAATGTCGAATCTTATAAAACTCGAATTTGCGGCCCTTGATATTACTGGAAAGAACTATTTGTCTTGGGTATTAGATGCCGAAATTCACCTAGATGCAAAGGACCTTGGTGATACAATCAAAGAAGGAAATAAAGAAACAAGTCAAAACAAAGCTAAAGCTATGATATTTCTTCGCCATCACCTCCATGAGGGTCTTAAGATTGAGTATTTGACTGTAAAAGATCCACAAATCCTTTGGAGTAATCTAAAGGAGAGGTATGACCACCAGAAAACTGTGATATTGCCTAAAGCTCGTTATGATTGGTTACATTTAAGACTACAAGACTTTAAGTCTGTAAGTGAATATAACTCAGCTATGTTCAGAATTACTTCACAATTGAAGTTATGTGAAGAGAAAATTACTAATGCAGAAATGTTAGAGAAAACATATTCTACCTTTCACGCAAATAACATTGTCCTGCAGACACAATACTGTGAAAAGGGATTTAAGAAATATTCTGAACTTATATCTTGTCTCCTTGTGGCTGAGCAAAATAACGAGCTATTAATGAAAAATCATGAATCACGTCCAACTGATTCTACTCCATTCTCTGAAGCGAATGTGACATCTCATAATGGGAAAGAAAAATAGCATGCCAATAATAGTGGTCGAGGACGTGGTCAAGGACGTGGATGTGGACGTGGATATGGATATGGTCGAGGCCGAGGTCGAGGTGGTTCTTTCAAGAACTCGTATACCCACCAGAAGTGGGACAATAAAGATGGTAACAAACAAGAGAAAGATAAAAGAGAGAATGTGACCAATGTATGTTatcgatgtggaggaaaaggtCATTGTTCTCGTACATGTCGTACACCAAAACACCTGGTTGAGCTTTATCAACAATCATTAAAGCAAAAGGGAAAGAAAGTAGAAACAAATCTTGTGTACAAAGATGGCGAAGGTGACTTTGAATGTGGCAATACAACTCACCTGGAAGTTGCTGATTTCCTCACCACCCCTGAAGGGAATAATTAATCCTTAGAGTCGTTTATGGtcatttaaagaataaaactttgttttcttggattcatgttattttattttggattttatttgtttgaacTATGGCTTTATATGACATTGTTAAATTTCGGTTATTAAGTTATTCTTATTGATATTTCATTTACTTGAAGAACATGAATACCCCTCAAGTTCAGTTAGCAATGAATGGTGAAGATTTATGCTTAGCAGACAGTGCCACTACTCATACCATACTGAAAAGCAAGAGATATTTCTCTCATTTGACAATGAAAGAAAGTAGTGTGAGTACTATATCAGGTAGTACAAAgattaatttattcaaatttttttgccattattttcggataattaaaccctaattaaattgttaatctttaacaaaagttgaataaagattaatttaatttaggtaattgttacccaaattaaaataacaa encodes:
- the LOC110798922 gene encoding uncharacterized protein; the encoded protein is MSNLIKLEFAALDITGKNYLSWVLDAEIHLDAKDLGDTIKEGNKETSQNKAKAMIFLRHHLHEGLKIEYLTVKDPQILWSNLKERYDHQKTVILPKARYDWLHLRLQDFKSVSEYNSAMFRITSQLKLCEEKITNAEMLEKTYSTFHANNIVLQTQYCEKGFKKYSELISCLLHANNSGRGRGQGRGCGRGYGYGRGRGRGGSFKNSYTHQKWDNKDGNKQEKDKRENVTNVCYRCGGKGHCSRTCRTPKHLVELYQQSLKQKGKKVETNLVYKDGEGDFECGNTTHLEVADFLTTPEGNN